DNA sequence from the Schlegelella aquatica genome:
TCGCACCGCCTCGGTGCGCATCATCGTGCTGAGCATGTCGGCGCAACCGCGCCACGTGGCCGAGGCGTTGCGGATGGGCGCGGCCGGCTACCTGCTCAAGGACTCCCCGGCGCCCGAACTCCTGAAGGCCATCGAGGTGGTGGGCCAGGGCCGGCGCTACCTCAGCGCCGAGATCGCGGACCTGGCCGTGCAAGCGCTGACGACGGCCTCGGCCCAGGACCGCCTCGAGGCGTTGTCACAGCGAGAGCGGCAGATCGTTCGGATGGTGGCCACGGGCCGCTCGAGTGCTCAGATCGCGCAGGAGCTGTGCCTGTCTCCGAAGACGGTGGACACCTACCGCTACCGTCTGATGCAAAAGCTCGGCGTGCCGGACGTGCCTGCGCTCGTCCGCTTCGCGATCCGTGAGGGCCTGATCGACCTCGACGACGAGTGAGACTCAAGCCGCCCGATTGCGAACACTCCGCACAGGGGCCGTCGAGAACTCCCTACAGCGGCCCGCGAGCGCGCGGCCTAGAGTCTTCCGGGTCGATACCCGAAGCGCGGGTGTCCGAGCGTGCAAGAAGGGAGATGTGAATGGTGTGTCGCACGGCCGACCGCGCGGACTCGACCACGGGCGCGGGCCCGTCGGTCGAGAACGCTGCGCTGGAGCATCGGTGCAGCCTGTCGAGTCTGCTGCGCTCCTTCGCGGGCGAGGCAGCCGCCGCCGCGGTCCTGGAGGACCGGTACTTCCCCGTGCGACCGGTGCCCGGGGGGGCGGCCCTGGTCCATGAGGAAGGCACGTTTCGCCATCTGTTCTTCGTCCAGTCCGGCACCTTCAAGTTCGCGCGCTGCGACGAGGAAGGGTACGAGCAGGTCCTCGGTTTTGCCGTGCGCGGCGACATGATCGGCATGGACGGGATCGCCAACGGCCGTTACACGACGTCGGTCATCGCGCTCGAGGACTCGCGCGCTGCGGTGGTGGCCTTCTCCGAGCTGCGCGGCTTGGAGGCGGACGTGCCGGCGATGCAGGGCTTTTTGCACCGCTGCGCGAGCCGCGAAGTGCGCCGCGGCCTCGACGCCCTGCAACTCGTCTGCGCGGTGGGGGCCGACGTTCGGCTGGCTCGGTTCCTCTTGCAGATGTCCGAGCGCAATGCGCTCATCGGGCACTCCGGCCGCCGCTTCGTGCTGCGGATGAGCCGCCGCGACATCGCGAGCTACCTGGGGCTGGCCCACGAGACGGTGAGCCGCGCCTTCACGGCGCTGGCCCAGGGGGGCTACTTGACCGTCTCTCAGCGCGCCATCGAGATCGTCGACATCGAGGGGCTGCAGAGCTTTCAGCGCCTGACGCGGCGAACGGCCGAACTCGACGCGCCGCGGCCACTGCCCGGCATGGCAACCGACGCCGCCGACTTCGCGAGCCCATCGGCTCTCGGGGACTGTGCCGTCGCGTGAGGCCCATCGACCCCCTTCGCCACGCCACCTTCGTGGCCCCGCAGTTGATGTGGCGCACGCCAGCGCACGTCCGGGTGCGCCAGCATGGGGTGGCAGGCCCGCACACGGCCGTCGCCCACGCGGCCTGACGGGCGGCCGGGGTGCGGGCCCAGCCACGAGGACTCGGGATGATGCGGTGCTTCGACGTGTGCAACGGGGATGCCGACGGGCTTTGCGCCGTGCTGCAGTGGCGGCTCGAGCGGCCGGCGCCTGCGACGCTGGTGACCGGGCTCAAGCGCGACATCGCGCTGCTCGAACGGGTGCCGGCCGGGCCCGGTGACGAGGTGCTGGTGTGCGATCTGTCGATGCAGCGCAACCGGGCCGCGCTGACTCGGCTGCTCGCGGCCGGGGCGCGTGTGCGCTACTTCGATCATCACGCCGCGGGCGAGATTCCGCAGCACCCGGGCCTGGAAGTGCATCTGGATGCGGGCAGCGGGGTGTGCACCTGCGTTCTGATGGACCGCCACCTCCAGGGCCGGCGACGAGCGTGGGCGGCGGTGGGTGCGTTCGGCGACAACCTGCAGGAAGTGGGGCATCGCTTGGCCGTCGAGGCGGGGCTGAGCGATGCGCAATGCGAGCAACTGCAAGAGCTCGGTCGATCGATCAACTACA
Encoded proteins:
- a CDS encoding Crp/Fnr family transcriptional regulator codes for the protein MVCRTADRADSTTGAGPSVENAALEHRCSLSSLLRSFAGEAAAAAVLEDRYFPVRPVPGGAALVHEEGTFRHLFFVQSGTFKFARCDEEGYEQVLGFAVRGDMIGMDGIANGRYTTSVIALEDSRAAVVAFSELRGLEADVPAMQGFLHRCASREVRRGLDALQLVCAVGADVRLARFLLQMSERNALIGHSGRRFVLRMSRRDIASYLGLAHETVSRAFTALAQGGYLTVSQRAIEIVDIEGLQSFQRLTRRTAELDAPRPLPGMATDAADFASPSALGDCAVA
- a CDS encoding response regulator yields the protein MSTLYLVEDHALVRDGLRLLLQGAGHEVIGEADQPVQAIAEIVRAGPDMVLLDVNLGGRSGFEVLSGLQHRTASVRIIVLSMSAQPRHVAEALRMGAAGYLLKDSPAPELLKAIEVVGQGRRYLSAEIADLAVQALTTASAQDRLEALSQRERQIVRMVATGRSSAQIAQELCLSPKTVDTYRYRLMQKLGVPDVPALVRFAIREGLIDLDDE